One genomic segment of Ignavibacteriota bacterium includes these proteins:
- a CDS encoding polysaccharide biosynthesis tyrosine autokinase: MELNSLQKTISSNIHLKRRLALLQKKKWNILVLFLGGGFLAALVSFFMPKEYQSNSTIIFKYNSVNNNLLNNPGSLSNEISLLNSDILYENAQNSLTIQGININLNELKNSTEVDEENLSTGFEINSVSDEAEKSAQIANAVATSFSEECILNDKSSYLFLLKSLSDREKILQNELKSSQLTSNPLSASDDLTVTQISEFESELEGADLENQYFQMQKTKISQVLENRFPQIITDVTNINNSSFLDLKQKIEIIEIQNYVDPVLQKLRGFDFSYPWDPSDYDAKQLENYKSNFNSLLSSTLDDIIEKNNIKDGEFLKRITSKFYEKEIKLNAIGQVQSIIFEIMTSLEEKFNLIPFEMIESARKLRGKRFTNNLNIKIKNKIENLKSTESKYYAEIESIRKAEVPEDYVSPNIAKNIFLGLLFGLIAAIIFVLRGKTQDIDIVNSAQEIEDSGYKIIAQFDHLETTEPVIIDLVNQNEEEFHHGKLAHSLANIQAYFKYGNLERPLKTILVTSNNAEEGKSIVAANIAVFLANNNNRVLLVDADLIKPDQSKIFKIKSTPSLAHYLFRKKELDEIIRNTHLKNLDIITCIEFPQNPSVIITSERMKSFMDLVKDMYDFVIYDSASLCSLKEITFVGQNVDETILVVRANKTKFSEIADSQLLLAENGISNFDIILNDVYVN; encoded by the coding sequence ATGGAACTAAATTCGCTGCAAAAGACAATTTCATCAAACATTCATCTTAAAAGACGATTAGCTTTACTTCAAAAAAAGAAATGGAATATTTTAGTACTTTTTTTAGGAGGCGGTTTTCTTGCTGCGTTAGTTTCTTTTTTTATGCCAAAAGAATATCAATCAAACTCAACAATAATTTTTAAGTACAATTCAGTAAACAATAATTTGTTAAATAATCCGGGTTCGTTAAGCAATGAAATTTCACTGCTTAATTCGGATATTCTTTATGAAAATGCACAGAATTCACTTACAATTCAAGGTATAAATATTAATCTAAATGAATTGAAAAATTCAACAGAAGTTGATGAAGAAAATTTATCTACCGGATTTGAAATTAATTCAGTTAGTGATGAAGCCGAAAAATCTGCTCAAATTGCAAATGCCGTTGCAACAAGTTTTAGTGAAGAATGTATTTTAAATGATAAAAGTTCTTATCTGTTTTTACTTAAATCACTTTCCGATAGAGAAAAAATTTTACAAAACGAATTAAAATCTTCGCAGCTTACTTCAAATCCATTATCTGCTTCAGACGATTTAACCGTAACTCAGATTTCTGAATTTGAATCAGAGTTAGAAGGTGCAGATTTGGAAAATCAGTATTTTCAAATGCAGAAAACTAAAATCAGTCAAGTTCTTGAAAATAGATTTCCGCAAATTATTACTGATGTTACAAATATTAATAATTCTTCATTTTTAGATTTGAAACAAAAAATTGAAATAATTGAAATTCAAAATTATGTTGATCCGGTTTTACAAAAATTAAGAGGATTTGATTTTTCATATCCTTGGGATCCATCAGATTATGATGCAAAACAATTAGAGAATTATAAATCAAACTTTAATTCTTTATTGAGCTCAACTTTGGATGATATTATTGAAAAAAATAATATTAAGGACGGAGAATTTTTAAAAAGAATTACATCAAAATTTTACGAAAAGGAAATTAAATTAAACGCAATTGGACAAGTACAATCAATAATATTTGAAATTATGACTTCGCTTGAAGAAAAATTTAATTTAATTCCGTTTGAAATGATTGAATCTGCAAGAAAATTAAGGGGAAAACGTTTTACAAATAATCTTAATATTAAAATAAAAAATAAAATAGAAAATCTAAAATCGACCGAAAGCAAGTATTACGCAGAAATTGAATCAATTAGAAAAGCTGAAGTTCCAGAAGATTATGTAAGTCCAAATATTGCAAAAAATATATTTTTAGGATTACTTTTTGGTTTAATTGCGGCAATTATTTTTGTTTTAAGAGGTAAAACTCAAGATATTGATATTGTAAATTCTGCTCAAGAAATTGAAGATTCCGGATATAAAATTATTGCCCAGTTTGATCATTTAGAAACTACAGAACCGGTAATTATAGATTTAGTAAATCAAAATGAAGAAGAATTTCATCATGGAAAATTGGCGCATTCTTTGGCGAATATTCAGGCATATTTTAAATATGGTAATCTTGAAAGACCATTAAAAACAATTTTAGTTACAAGTAATAATGCAGAAGAAGGCAAAAGCATTGTTGCTGCCAATATTGCTGTATTTTTAGCAAACAATAACAATAGAGTTTTGTTAGTTGATGCTGATTTAATAAAACCTGACCAAAGCAAAATCTTTAAAATTAAATCTACTCCGTCTTTAGCACATTATTTGTTTAGAAAAAAGGAATTGGATGAAATTATTAGAAATACACATTTAAAAAATTTAGACATAATTACTTGTATAGAATTTCCTCAAAATCCATCAGTAATAATTACTTCAGAAAGGATGAAAAGTTTTATGGATCTTGTTAAAGATATGTACGATTTTGTTATTTATGATTCTGCATCATTATGTTCGCTTAAAGAAATAACATTTGTAGGTCAAAATGTTGATGAAACAATTTTAGTTGTTAGAGCAAACAAAACTAAATTTTCCGAAATTGCTGATTCTCAATTGTTATTAGCAGAAAACGGAATTTCTAATTTTGATATTATACTAAATGATGTTTACGTGAATTAA
- a CDS encoding PAS domain S-box protein, with the protein MNIENKSKILNSPKYEINDLKTQIEDLQYEIKEQNKIINLYGDILNSSSISTLITDETGKIIWVNNAFLETTGYSYNEVINKNPRILKSGEHNSKYYKKMWSTISSGNVWKGEIINKKKDGTVYHEKSVITPILNKNNKITHYVATKYDITIQKKIDFALNESYIKYEELAYIFNQSPAIGFLWSANDERSVEFVTENIKQFGYTPSDFYSRNLTFSDIIFPTDKETVINEIKEIIKNGKERLKQHFRILTKTGEVRWVDSFSYVRLEDQNSVTHLQGVILDVTEKKLAEEESKLQLEQLMQADKMIALGTLVSGVAHEINNPNNFVLLNIPLIEKIWTNTLPILEKYFEENGDFYLGDNLTYSKVKNSMPLLLSGIHDGSQRIKSIVEDLKSFVRKDISKFDQDVELNNVIKTASGLTANLISKSTDSFKINFSDEPIFVKGSKQKLEQVMINLIENSCQSLTDRKQSVSINIKKDSKYAIIKIEDEGKGIEPAIIQKITDPFYTTKRNGGGTGLGLSITSKIIVQHNGSLEFNSEPNKGTIAVVKIPLIENKN; encoded by the coding sequence GTGAATATAGAAAATAAATCCAAAATTTTAAATTCTCCTAAATATGAAATTAATGATTTGAAAACTCAAATTGAAGATCTTCAATACGAAATAAAAGAGCAGAATAAAATCATTAATCTTTACGGAGATATTTTAAATTCTTCATCAATTTCTACATTAATTACAGATGAAACCGGAAAAATAATTTGGGTGAATAATGCTTTTTTGGAAACAACCGGATATTCATACAATGAAGTAATTAATAAAAATCCGCGAATCTTAAAATCGGGCGAACACAATTCAAAATATTATAAAAAAATGTGGTCCACAATTTCATCCGGAAATGTTTGGAAAGGTGAAATAATCAACAAGAAAAAAGATGGAACTGTTTATCATGAAAAATCTGTAATTACGCCTATTCTGAATAAAAACAATAAAATTACTCATTATGTTGCAACAAAATATGATATTACAATTCAGAAAAAAATTGATTTTGCGTTAAATGAATCATATATAAAATATGAAGAATTAGCTTATATTTTTAATCAAAGTCCGGCAATAGGATTTTTATGGTCTGCAAATGATGAAAGATCAGTAGAATTTGTCACCGAAAATATTAAACAATTCGGTTATACTCCTTCCGATTTTTATTCGCGTAATCTAACTTTTTCAGATATTATTTTTCCAACCGATAAAGAAACCGTAATAAATGAAATAAAAGAAATAATTAAAAACGGCAAGGAAAGATTAAAACAGCATTTTAGAATTTTAACAAAAACCGGTGAAGTTAGATGGGTTGATTCTTTTAGTTATGTTAGATTGGAAGACCAAAATTCTGTTACACATTTGCAAGGTGTAATTTTAGATGTTACTGAAAAAAAATTAGCTGAAGAAGAATCCAAACTTCAGCTTGAGCAATTAATGCAAGCAGATAAAATGATTGCGCTCGGAACTTTAGTTTCCGGAGTTGCTCACGAAATTAATAATCCTAATAATTTTGTTTTATTAAACATTCCATTGATTGAAAAAATTTGGACGAACACACTTCCAATTCTTGAAAAATACTTTGAAGAAAACGGAGATTTTTATTTGGGTGATAATTTAACTTATTCAAAAGTTAAAAATAGTATGCCGCTTTTACTTTCCGGAATTCATGACGGCTCGCAAAGAATTAAAAGTATTGTGGAAGATTTAAAAAGTTTCGTACGAAAAGATATTTCCAAATTTGACCAAGATGTTGAGTTAAACAATGTTATAAAAACCGCATCCGGTTTAACCGCAAATTTAATTTCCAAATCAACAGATTCATTCAAAATTAATTTTTCTGATGAACCAATTTTTGTAAAAGGCAGCAAACAAAAATTAGAGCAAGTTATGATAAATTTAATTGAAAATAGCTGTCAATCGCTTACCGATAGAAAACAATCAGTTTCAATAAATATCAAAAAAGATTCAAAATATGCGATAATAAAAATTGAAGATGAAGGAAAAGGAATTGAGCCGGCAATTATCCAAAAAATTACCGATCCTTTTTATACAACGAAAAGAAACGGCGGCGGAACCGGTTTGGGTTTATCAATTACATCAAAAATAATTGTGCAGCATAATGGCTCGTTAGAATTTAATTCAGAACCAAATAAAGGAACTATTGCAGTTGTAAAAATTCCTTTAATAGAAAATAAAAATTAA
- a CDS encoding sigma-54-dependent Fis family transcriptional regulator: MANFKNPQKPLIIVDDEVHLLHSFDLTLSEAGINNSVLFSDGRVVEEFVNNNQISLVLLDLTMPYIRGEELIEKIAPNFPEIPIIVVTGDTEIETAIKCMKLGAFDYIVKPVENTKLINVVNNALNIKKLREENLSLKSKIIANTLENPEAFEEIKTNNIKMKSMFNYMEAIAITSEPILITGETGVGKELIAKALHKLSGRSGNFVTTNIAGLDDQMFSDTLFGHKRGAFTNANEDRKGQIEKASGGTIFLDEIGDLSFQSQVKLLRLLQEKEFYPLGSDNPKFTDALIILATNKNLVAMVNDGTFRKDLFYRLNVHHITPIPLRERLEDLPALVDHFLESASISFNKRKPTVPQELYTLLSTYNFPGNIRELKSMVFDAVSRHKSKIMSLSSFKELISPGNDFVISDVVNNINSKVTFGDKLPTLKEVQNMLVQEALSRTKNNQSIAAKLLGVTRQALNRRVIQEKDSQENI, translated from the coding sequence ATGGCAAATTTCAAAAATCCACAAAAACCTTTAATAATTGTTGATGATGAAGTTCATTTGCTTCACTCGTTTGATTTAACATTAAGCGAAGCTGGAATTAATAATTCCGTATTATTCAGCGACGGCAGAGTTGTTGAGGAATTTGTTAATAACAATCAGATTTCCTTAGTTCTATTGGATTTAACAATGCCTTATATTCGCGGCGAAGAATTAATTGAAAAAATTGCTCCAAACTTTCCGGAAATTCCAATTATTGTTGTTACCGGTGATACGGAAATTGAAACCGCAATTAAATGTATGAAACTTGGCGCATTTGATTATATCGTAAAACCGGTTGAAAATACTAAGCTAATAAATGTTGTAAATAATGCTTTAAATATTAAAAAACTTCGTGAAGAAAATCTTTCGCTAAAAAGCAAAATTATTGCAAACACTTTAGAAAATCCCGAAGCATTTGAAGAGATTAAAACAAATAATATAAAAATGAAATCCATGTTTAATTACATGGAAGCAATTGCAATAACATCGGAACCAATTTTAATTACCGGCGAAACCGGCGTTGGAAAAGAATTAATTGCAAAAGCTTTACACAAATTAAGCGGAAGATCCGGAAATTTTGTAACGACAAATATTGCCGGTTTGGATGATCAAATGTTTTCCGATACTTTGTTCGGACATAAACGCGGCGCATTTACAAACGCAAACGAAGATAGAAAAGGTCAAATTGAAAAAGCTTCCGGCGGAACAATTTTCTTAGATGAAATCGGCGATTTGAGTTTTCAATCACAAGTAAAATTATTACGACTTTTACAAGAAAAAGAATTTTATCCTCTTGGTTCTGATAATCCAAAATTTACAGATGCGTTAATAATTCTTGCAACAAATAAAAATTTAGTTGCAATGGTTAATGATGGAACATTTAGAAAAGATTTATTCTACAGATTAAATGTTCATCATATAACTCCAATTCCTTTAAGAGAAAGATTAGAAGATCTTCCGGCATTGGTTGATCATTTTTTAGAATCTGCATCAATTAGTTTTAACAAAAGAAAACCAACGGTTCCACAAGAATTATATACTTTACTTTCTACATATAATTTTCCGGGAAATATTAGAGAATTAAAATCAATGGTTTTTGATGCTGTAAGCCGACACAAATCAAAAATTATGTCTTTAAGTTCGTTTAAAGAACTAATTTCTCCCGGAAACGATTTTGTAATTTCTGACGTTGTAAATAATATAAATTCAAAAGTAACTTTTGGTGATAAACTTCCAACCTTAAAAGAAGTGCAAAATATGTTAGTTCAAGAAGCTTTATCAAGAACCAAAAATAATCAAAGTATTGCCGCTAAATTGCTTGGTGTTACAAGACAAGCACTAAACCGACGCGTAATTCAAGAAAAAGACTCTCAAGAAAATATTTAG
- a CDS encoding OmpA family protein: protein MIKIFCQFLFTILFSTIILAQSEFGTYNPYSNKITLSLGTGLTKGETDYPQSDFGYLGKGEIAYFLDSRSALSFGLHISGGISVVNGNGIKTYAPSDFESALISLGFGASLNYSLTRNFVPFAALEIQTMWINTDQYSNPQNPDIKLITNRSTINFLTEVGFRYVVSELISLNASVGLNFVNADHVDGLHINKTNNDYFSTFNFGISYAIDLSETNDKDNDGIIDSDDNCPYQAEDFDGYADNDGCPEFDNDSDGLIDSKDSCTNEPEDFDGFEDKDGCPDLDNDNDGILDINDKCADSKEDFDGFEDEDGCPDLDNDNDGILDVLDKCPQTPETYNSFEDNDGCPDSLPKVKIIEEPKEEKPKQETEQKVEIPQVGNKSLIPSEFILDGKSTFVNGSSNIKNSAYSALNQIAEQIKSNPSLKWRVEGHMDNSGTPFEVKALSTARANAVLDYLVSKGISQNSLESVGLGDQFPISSNSTAFGREKNRRVVIKRMR from the coding sequence ATGATCAAAATATTTTGTCAATTTTTATTTACTATTTTGTTTAGCACAATAATTTTAGCACAAAGTGAGTTTGGCACTTATAATCCTTATTCAAATAAAATAACTTTAAGTTTGGGAACCGGACTTACAAAAGGTGAAACAGATTATCCGCAATCAGATTTTGGATATTTGGGAAAAGGCGAAATTGCCTACTTTTTAGATTCACGATCAGCTCTTTCATTCGGATTACATATTTCCGGTGGAATTTCCGTTGTTAACGGAAATGGAATTAAAACTTACGCTCCTTCAGATTTTGAAAGCGCTTTAATTTCTTTAGGTTTTGGAGCATCATTAAATTATAGTTTAACCCGAAACTTTGTTCCTTTTGCTGCTCTGGAAATTCAAACAATGTGGATAAACACAGATCAATATTCAAATCCGCAAAATCCGGATATTAAGTTAATTACAAATCGCTCTACAATAAATTTTCTGACCGAAGTTGGTTTTAGATATGTTGTTTCGGAATTAATTTCGCTTAACGCAAGTGTAGGTTTAAATTTTGTAAATGCCGATCACGTTGATGGTTTACACATAAATAAAACCAATAACGATTATTTTTCGACATTTAATTTTGGAATTTCTTACGCAATTGATTTATCTGAAACAAACGATAAAGACAATGATGGAATAATTGACAGTGATGATAATTGTCCTTATCAAGCAGAAGATTTTGATGGTTATGCTGATAACGATGGTTGTCCGGAATTTGATAATGACAGCGATGGATTAATTGATTCAAAAGATAGCTGCACAAACGAACCGGAAGATTTTGATGGTTTTGAAGATAAAGATGGTTGTCCGGATTTAGATAATGATAACGACGGAATTTTAGATATAAATGATAAATGTGCAGATAGTAAAGAAGATTTTGATGGTTTTGAAGATGAAGATGGTTGTCCGGATTTGGATAATGATAACGATGGAATTTTAGATGTTTTAGATAAATGTCCGCAAACTCCCGAAACATATAACAGTTTTGAAGATAATGACGGCTGTCCGGATTCATTACCGAAAGTTAAAATAATTGAAGAACCGAAAGAAGAAAAACCAAAACAAGAAACAGAACAAAAAGTCGAAATTCCGCAAGTTGGAAATAAATCACTAATTCCAAGTGAATTTATTCTTGATGGAAAAAGTACATTTGTTAATGGTTCATCGAATATTAAAAACAGCGCATATAGCGCACTTAATCAAATTGCCGAACAAATAAAGAGCAATCCAAGTTTAAAATGGAGAGTTGAAGGACACATGGATAATTCGGGAACTCCATTTGAAGTTAAAGCTTTATCCACAGCCAGAGCAAATGCAGTTTTAGATTATTTAGTTTCAAAAGGAATTTCACAAAATTCCCTTGAATCTGTCGGCTTAGGCGATCAATTCCCTATTTCATCAAATTCAACCGCTTTCGGAAGAGAAAAAAACCGCCGAGTTGTAATTAAGAGGATGAGATAG
- a CDS encoding T9SS type A sorting domain-containing protein: MKPLKIFLSGLIIFLSSINLLGASITVSGPTSATMDPGTNTKTVRFNISYSPGGTPWTSSLHYKIDGGNRIPSNPDGSGANNPAYVDITLSQGNHTITFEWLAWDWAHSQWYYADTKTKNVTINFKVFAKNNFGSGSVKVDGASQTSGFYKLVKGGDNIGLEAIEQYYNSYNYIWNTSGTNNSDWGRIPYQSTRSPFSSNRVSTYSVISSDNNTTLEAGLRKICNINFANSFVGISYTSTIKVNGTNYNSPTSNFGVVEQNAISVTATNYLVQNYIGYLFDHWSVDGNTNAGRTIYPNSHNSYIAYYVGRPVNSQRNLHFNTSDPIGTPVKVMWNQHPNSYVSKYEIWRKITASGTPSKIATINRTSASTYTYTDNEIGISNINDKNHVVLYDVKSYYSLEGTLSPDDYYALYGELLAKDNPYYAETTTENTILENSIKSYPNPFNPTSTINYTIKEIGNVNITIYDALGRKVKELVNELKTPGSYEVKFDGSNLASGIYIYTMKVNNFFSSKKMILTK; the protein is encoded by the coding sequence ATGAAGCCTTTAAAAATATTTTTGAGTGGTTTAATTATTTTTTTAAGTTCTATTAACTTACTTGGTGCTAGTATAACAGTTAGTGGTCCAACCTCAGCCACTATGGATCCTGGAACAAATACTAAAACTGTTAGATTTAATATTTCATATTCACCAGGTGGTACACCTTGGACTTCTAGTTTACATTATAAAATTGATGGCGGAAACAGAATTCCATCAAACCCCGATGGTAGCGGTGCAAATAATCCAGCTTATGTTGATATAACACTAAGCCAAGGAAATCATACAATTACTTTTGAATGGTTAGCTTGGGACTGGGCTCATTCACAATGGTACTACGCCGATACTAAAACGAAAAATGTTACAATAAACTTTAAAGTCTTTGCAAAAAACAATTTTGGCAGTGGAAGTGTAAAAGTTGATGGGGCTTCTCAAACATCTGGTTTTTATAAATTAGTTAAAGGAGGTGATAATATTGGACTTGAAGCTATTGAACAATATTATAACAGTTATAATTATATTTGGAATACTTCAGGTACAAATAATAGTGATTGGGGTAGAATTCCATATCAAAGCACAAGAAGTCCATTTTCTTCTAATAGAGTTTCAACATATTCTGTAATTTCATCAGATAATAATACAACATTGGAAGCCGGTTTGCGTAAAATATGCAATATTAACTTTGCAAATAGTTTTGTTGGAATAAGTTATACCAGCACAATAAAGGTAAATGGTACAAACTACAATTCGCCAACCTCTAATTTTGGAGTTGTAGAGCAAAACGCAATTAGTGTAACAGCAACAAATTATTTAGTACAAAATTATATTGGTTATTTGTTTGATCATTGGAGTGTTGATGGGAATACGAATGCGGGAAGAACTATTTATCCGAATTCACACAATTCTTATATTGCCTATTATGTTGGCAGACCAGTAAATTCACAAAGAAATTTACATTTTAATACATCCGATCCGATAGGTACACCGGTAAAAGTAATGTGGAATCAGCATCCCAATAGTTATGTTTCAAAATATGAAATATGGAGAAAAATTACTGCTTCTGGAACACCAAGTAAAATTGCAACAATAAATCGCACAAGTGCATCAACATATACCTATACCGATAATGAAATAGGGATTAGCAACATAAATGATAAAAATCATGTGGTACTATATGATGTAAAATCTTATTATTCATTAGAAGGGACATTGAGCCCAGATGATTATTATGCTTTATATGGCGAATTATTAGCAAAGGATAATCCATACTATGCTGAAACAACAACGGAAAATACAATTTTAGAAAATTCAATAAAATCATATCCAAATCCATTTAATCCAACATCAACAATAAATTATACAATAAAAGAAATAGGAAATGTTAATATTACAATATATGATGCATTAGGCAGAAAAGTAAAAGAATTAGTAAATGAATTAAAAACACCGGGAAGTTATGAAGTAAAATTTGACGGCTCTAATCTTGCAAGCGGAATATACATTTACACGATGAAAGTAAATAACTTTTTCTCAAGCAAGAAAATGATTTTAACAAAATAA